A window of Cellulomonas wangleii genomic DNA:
TCCATCCCGACGGCCCCGGCCCGCACCCCGGACCCGACGCAGGCGACGCCTGCGAGGTCGGCCAGCGCGGCCAGGGTGCCGTCCTCGCCGTGCGGGCCGTGGACCGCGGGCAGCAGGACGTCGCACGTCGCGATCAGGGCGACCGCCTCCGGGAACGTCAGCGCGACGCCGTCGGTCGACCACGTGCCGTCGCGGGCGATGGTCAGGGCGACGACGTCATGCGTGGGGGCGAGGGCGTCATGCGTGGGGGCGAGGGCGTCGCGGACGGCCGCGGCGCTCGCGAGCGACACGTCGTGCTCGGCGTTGGCGCCGCCGCCCACGACCGCGACGCGGCACCCCGGTGTCGGCGGGGTGGGCAGGGGCCGGTGCTGCAGGGGGGAGGAGGTCACGGGTGCTCCAGGTGGGAAGGGGGGACGTGTGGGGGTGAGGTGGGCGTCGGCGGGTGCGGTGCGGCGTACGAGCCGCCGCCCCAGCCCGGTCAGCAGCTCGTGCGGGAGGGTGCCCGCCCAGCCCGCCCACTCGGCGAGCGTGGGGGCGGGGTCGCTGGTGGCGCCGCCGGTCACGACGTCGTCGCCGGTGCCGATGACCGTCACGACGTCGCCCAGCCGCACGGGCAGGTCGCCCACGTCCACGACGACCTGGTCCATCGACACGCGCCCGACGAGCGGGCGCCGCCGGCCGTGCACCAGGACCTCGGCGCGACCGGACGCCGCCACGGGCAGACCGTCGGCGTAACCGAGCGGCAGCAGCGCGAGCCGTGTGGGGGCGGCCGTGCGGTGGGTGTGGTCGTAGCCCACGCCGACCCCGGCACCGACGTCACGGACCTGCACCACCGGTGCCGTCACCTGGGCGGCCCCGCGCAGCACCGGGTACCGGCCCGTCGGGTCGATGCCGACCAGGCCCGCCCCGACGCGTGAGAGGTCGAACGCCGTGCCGGGCAGGCCCAGCACGGCGGCCGTCGCGCCCAGGTGCCGCAGCCGGGGCCGCAGCCCGACCGCGCGCGCCTGCCGCACGCCGCGCACGAACCGGGCCCTGGCCGCCGCGTTGCCGACCGGGTCGAGGCTCGCCGCGCAGGGCAGGTGCCCCATGACGCCGACGACCCGCACCGTCCCGTCGAGCTCCGCACGACGGGCCGCAGCGCACAGCCCGGGCCACAGCTCCGGCGGGCAGCCGTCGCGGGCCGCGCCGCAGTCGAGGTACAGGTGGACGCGCACGACCCGCCCCAGCCGCCGTGCCGCCGACACCGCGGCCTGCAGGTGCGTGACACCCGGCACGGCCACGTCGACGCCGTGCAGCGCGGCGTCGGACAGGTCGTCGCCCGGGGCCGTCAGCCAGGCCAGCAGCGGCGCCGTCAGGCCGGCGAGGCGCAGCTCGGCGGCCTCGGCGAGCGTCGCCACACCGAGCGCGGACGCCCCGTGCCCGAGCGCCGTGCGCGCGACGTCCTCGGCGCCCAGCCCGAACCCGTCGGCCTTCACGACGGCCATCAGCCGCCGCGCGGACCCGGCCAGGACGCGGGTGTTGTGCGCGACCGCGTCGAGCCGCACCGTGAGCACCGGGTGGGTCCGGGCCACGGCGGCGTCCGGGCCCGGGTCCGTCGGGCAGAGGGTCGCGCTCACGCCGCCACCGGCCCGTGCAGGGCGGCCGGGCTGCCCGTCAGCAGCGCCCAGTAGCGGTCGCCGAAGCTCCAGTGCCACCACTCCGTCGGGTAGTTCACGAACCCGGCGGCGCGCATCGCGTCCGACAGCGCCGTGCGCAGCGCCCGAGCGGCCGGTGGGACGGGCGCGTCGGTGAAGCAGCGGCCGTCGCTCTCCTCCGGGGTGGCGTCGAGCGGGCACCCCAGGTCGAGCTCCGTGCCCGCGTCGTCGACGAGGGTGACGTCGACGGCCGCGCCGGCGACGTGCGGCGCCACGTCCACCGGTGCCACGTACCGGCTGGTGAGGCGGTCCACCTCGGCGTCGGACGCGGCGGGGTGGTCCGCGCGCACGCGGGCGCGGTACCCGGCGACGATCGCGGCCTGCTCGGCCGGGCTGCGCCACCCCTGCGCCAGGGCCAGGTGCAGGCCCGGCGGCAGTGCGGCCCGGGCGAGCGCGAGGCGCCGGGCCACCGGTGCCCGGACGCGTGCGCCGAGCGGGTCGGCAGTGGCGTGCAGGCGGGGCAGCCGGGCGTCGACGAGGGGATCGCCGCTCTCGAGGACCGGGACGGCTGCCACACGGGGGTCGTGCAGCAGGACGACGTCGTCACAGGTCAGGGGCATATCAGTGACGCTATGCGGGACGCCGCGCCCGCCGATTCCCCCTGCGGGCTCGACGTGCGGCCCACCACGGGGGCACACGGTCGTGGGTCCCGTCCGTCCGTGGGTGGGAAGGCGTCGGACCCGTCCCAACCCCGGGATGACGTGCCGGTCGTACGGACGAGCAGGGCGGGGTCGCCGCACCGTGCGGGGCGCGCGTCGGCTGCCGGACCGGATCACCCCAGTGCGGTGACGACCACCTGGTCCAGTCCGTCGTGCTCCCACCGTTGGCCCAGGAGGACGCCGCCCACCGGCCACAGGCTGTCGACGTCGACCGGCGTGGGTGCGCGCCACACCTCCGAGCCGTCCTTGCGGTCGAGCGCGACGAGGCGGGTTCCGCCGTCCTCGCCCAGCGTCGGCCCGGCGGTGACGACCAGGACGTTGCCGTCGGTCATCAGGGGGGTGTCCGACCGCAGGGCTGTCATCCGCCACACCTCGGCACCCGTGCCCGCGTCGAGCGTCAGCAGCCCGGTGCCGTCCGCGAGGTGGACGAGGCCGTCCAGGGCGACGGCCTCGCGCGGCAGCCGGACGTCGGCGGTCCACAACGGTGCGTCATCGCTGTCCCAGGCGTGCAGGCCGTCGGCGTCCCACGTGAGCGCCGTGAACGGCGCGGTGCCGTCGTCGACGCCCAGCCACACCCACTCCCCGGGCCGGGTGACGGCGCCGTCCGGACGGATGAACGTCGACGACGCGGGGGCCTGCGGCGGGTCGCCCGGAGGCGCGTACGCGCCGCCGGTCCCCAGGACGACCGTGCCGTCGGTGGAGCCCGTGGCCCAGGCGTCCGCGGCGCGGGGCGTGCGGCGGACCGTCGCGCCCGTCGCGCCGAGGAGGTGCACGGCATCGGGGGTGACGAGGGCGGCGTGGTCGCCGGCCCCGATCAGCTGCAGCTGCTCGGGCGACCCTCCGGGCTCGGGCTCCGCGGGCGGCGGGGCGGGCACGGTGGTGCGCCACGCGACGGACCCGTCGCGTCGGACGGCCCGGACCTGGGCACCGTCGGACGTGCGGCCCGCCAGCAGCACCAGGTCGCCGAGGGTGGTGGACGACTCCGCGACCGGCGCCGCAGCGGCCTCGTCCGTGAGGTCGGTGACGACCGTGCCGTCCCGTGCGTCGAGCAGGACCAGGCGGGAGACGGTCGCGGCGATCTTGCGCATCGTCCCGTCCTCCTCGACCCAGACGGCGTTCTCGGCGGTGCACAGCATCACGTCCGACGTGCGGTTGTCGGGGGCGCCGGGCCAGCAGTACGCGGAGCCGCGCATGACCGGGACCACCCCCGCCGGCAGCTCCATGCCGTCGGCCACGGTGAGCAGGTCGACCTCCCACGCCGTCCTGCCCGTCGCCAGGTCGACCGCCCGCGCGACGACCCGGCCGTCCGGGTGTTCCACGGCCCCGGCCGCGTGGCCGGCGGAGGTCACCACCTGGAACGGGATGTCCTCGTCGCTGGTCCACAGGACCTGCGGCGGCCCGTCGAGCGGTGCGAGGACGCCCCGGAGCGCGGCGACGGCCGCGAGCCGGTCCCGCTCGCGGGCGGTGACGACGCCCTGCCCGATGACGCCGACGAGCACGAGGACCGCGAGCAGACCCGCCCCGAGCGTGGTGGCCCTGCGCCGGCGTGCGCGTGCGGCGTCGGTGCCGGACGGGGCGCCGTCCCCGGGTGCGTCACCGTCCGGCGGGTCGGCCGACGCGCCGTCGCCGGCCCCGTCCTCCTCGACGAGGTCGACCTCCTGCTTCGGGCCACGGCGTCCCATCGGCGCAGGGTAACCGGACACACGTCGCGGACGGGCCGATCTCATCCCATCTCACCCGCGGCACCCGACGGCGTCGCCACGTCGGGCGTCGTGCCCCTCACGCCGGGTCCGACCGGGTGGCCCGTAGGGGGCGCCCGGTCGACGCCACGAGCCACGCCGGCGCGGCGCTGACGACCGCGCCGACCACCCACCACGCGACGTCGTCCGCGACAGCCCCGGTGAGCGCGACGAGGGTGGCCGTCACGGCCGCGAGAGGCGCCAGGGCGAACCACCACCGGCCCGGTGCCCGCTCACGGGAGACGCCCACGACGAGGCCGAGCGCGAACACCGGGAGCAGCGTCAGCAGGGGCGGGACCGGCCACGACGTCAGGTTCGCCAGCACCACCGCGGCCTGGACCGCGGCGAGCGACCTCACGCCGAGGCGCCACCGCGCGGTCTCCTGCTCGTCGACCCGGATCTCGGTCACCGCCGGTCCCCCCTCGTCCCTGCCCGGCCCACGGTTCGGCGGACCGCGCACCTGGAGGGATCCTGACATACCGGACCG
This region includes:
- the alr gene encoding alanine racemase gives rise to the protein MSATLCPTDPGPDAAVARTHPVLTVRLDAVAHNTRVLAGSARRLMAVVKADGFGLGAEDVARTALGHGASALGVATLAEAAELRLAGLTAPLLAWLTAPGDDLSDAALHGVDVAVPGVTHLQAAVSAARRLGRVVRVHLYLDCGAARDGCPPELWPGLCAAARRAELDGTVRVVGVMGHLPCAASLDPVGNAAARARFVRGVRQARAVGLRPRLRHLGATAAVLGLPGTAFDLSRVGAGLVGIDPTGRYPVLRGAAQVTAPVVQVRDVGAGVGVGYDHTHRTAAPTRLALLPLGYADGLPVAASGRAEVLVHGRRRPLVGRVSMDQVVVDVGDLPVRLGDVVTVIGTGDDVVTGGATSDPAPTLAEWAGWAGTLPHELLTGLGRRLVRRTAPADAHLTPTRPPFPPGAPVTSSPLQHRPLPTPPTPGCRVAVVGGGANAEHDVSLASAAAVRDALAPTHDALAPTHDVVALTIARDGTWSTDGVALTFPEAVALIATCDVLLPAVHGPHGEDGTLAALADLAGVACVGSGVRAGAVGMDKWVTKLVAAAVGVAVADGHVVRSAAEACREPRLPAVVKPVANGSSHGVRRVDTVGELAAAVAAALELDDRVLVEGLVTGREIDVAVLRRADGTTVTSPPLEIGHAGAVFDTATKYDGSARFVVPAELDPADADRLAAAALAVVDALGCQGVARADFFLTSDGPLMNEVNTMPGMTPHSQVPRMFAAAGLPYAELVAELVAQARVRHAAGTP
- a CDS encoding M15 family metallopeptidase; this encodes MPLTCDDVVLLHDPRVAAVPVLESGDPLVDARLPRLHATADPLGARVRAPVARRLALARAALPPGLHLALAQGWRSPAEQAAIVAGYRARVRADHPAASDAEVDRLTSRYVAPVDVAPHVAGAAVDVTLVDDAGTELDLGCPLDATPEESDGRCFTDAPVPPAARALRTALSDAMRAAGFVNYPTEWWHWSFGDRYWALLTGSPAALHGPVAA
- a CDS encoding outer membrane protein assembly factor BamB family protein, whose product is MGRRGPKQEVDLVEEDGAGDGASADPPDGDAPGDGAPSGTDAARARRRRATTLGAGLLAVLVLVGVIGQGVVTARERDRLAAVAALRGVLAPLDGPPQVLWTSDEDIPFQVVTSAGHAAGAVEHPDGRVVARAVDLATGRTAWEVDLLTVADGMELPAGVVPVMRGSAYCWPGAPDNRTSDVMLCTAENAVWVEEDGTMRKIAATVSRLVLLDARDGTVVTDLTDEAAAAPVAESSTTLGDLVLLAGRTSDGAQVRAVRRDGSVAWRTTVPAPPPAEPEPGGSPEQLQLIGAGDHAALVTPDAVHLLGATGATVRRTPRAADAWATGSTDGTVVLGTGGAYAPPGDPPQAPASSTFIRPDGAVTRPGEWVWLGVDDGTAPFTALTWDADGLHAWDSDDAPLWTADVRLPREAVALDGLVHLADGTGLLTLDAGTGAEVWRMTALRSDTPLMTDGNVLVVTAGPTLGEDGGTRLVALDRKDGSEVWRAPTPVDVDSLWPVGGVLLGQRWEHDGLDQVVVTALG